In the genome of Pseudomonas bubulae, one region contains:
- the rsmI gene encoding 16S rRNA (cytidine(1402)-2'-O)-methyltransferase, with amino-acid sequence MNSVLGSLYVVATPIGNLDDISARALKVLRDVSLIAAEDTRHSLRLMQHFGISTPLGACHEHNERDEGSRFIQRLLAGEDVALISDAGTPLISDPGYHLVRQARAAGIKVVPVPGACALIAALSAAGLPSDRFIFEGFLPAKAVGRRSRLQLLKEEPRTLIFYEAPHRILECLQDLELVFGPERPALLARELTKTFETLKGLPLSELRAFVESDSNQQRGECVVLVAGWTAPETEDAVSSEAMRILDLLLKEMPLKRAAALAAEITGERKNVLYQVALEKQKSE; translated from the coding sequence ATGAATTCCGTTCTTGGCTCACTTTATGTGGTGGCCACGCCCATCGGTAACCTGGACGACATCAGTGCGCGTGCGCTCAAGGTATTGCGTGATGTATCGCTGATTGCGGCCGAAGACACGCGCCACTCCCTGCGCTTGATGCAGCATTTTGGTATCTCCACGCCGCTGGGTGCCTGTCACGAGCATAACGAGCGTGATGAAGGCAGTCGGTTTATCCAGCGTTTGCTGGCGGGTGAAGATGTGGCATTGATCTCGGATGCCGGTACCCCGCTGATCTCCGACCCCGGTTATCACCTCGTGCGTCAGGCGCGTGCTGCCGGGATCAAGGTCGTGCCCGTGCCGGGAGCCTGCGCCTTGATCGCCGCCTTGTCGGCTGCGGGGCTGCCTTCTGATCGCTTTATCTTTGAGGGGTTCCTGCCGGCCAAGGCGGTTGGGCGTCGTTCGCGGCTGCAATTACTTAAGGAAGAGCCGCGCACACTGATTTTTTACGAGGCCCCGCACCGTATTCTTGAGTGCCTGCAAGATCTTGAATTGGTATTCGGGCCCGAGCGCCCGGCATTGCTGGCGCGTGAGCTGACTAAAACATTCGAGACGCTCAAAGGTTTGCCCCTGTCCGAGCTGCGCGCTTTTGTTGAAAGCGACAGTAACCAGCAGCGCGGCGAGTGTGTGGTTCTGGTTGCCGGCTGGACTGCGCCAGAAACGGAAGACGCGGTCAGCAGTGAGGCAATGCGTATTCTCGACTTGCTGCTTAAAGAAATGCCGCTCAAGCGTGCTGCTGCACTTGCAGCTGAAATAACCGGTGAGCGCAAAAACGTGTTGTACCAAGTTGCACTTGAAAAGCAGAAAAGTGAGTAA
- the mraZ gene encoding division/cell wall cluster transcriptional repressor MraZ, with translation MFRGANAISLDAKGRLAMPSRYRDELNLRSSGQLIVTIDAVDPCLCVYPLDEWELIETKLRALPSLREENRRLQRLLIGNAVDLELDGSGRFLVPPRLREYARLDKRAMLVGQLNKFQLWDEDAWEAVSAADLAAIQQPGAMPDELRDLIL, from the coding sequence GTGTTTCGCGGAGCCAACGCAATCAGTCTCGATGCCAAGGGCCGTCTCGCAATGCCGAGCCGGTACCGTGACGAGTTGAATTTGCGCAGTTCCGGGCAACTGATCGTGACCATTGATGCCGTTGATCCCTGCTTGTGTGTGTACCCCCTCGATGAGTGGGAGTTGATTGAAACCAAGCTTCGGGCGTTGCCTTCGCTGCGTGAAGAAAACCGCCGCTTGCAACGTCTGTTGATTGGTAACGCCGTCGACCTTGAGCTCGATGGCAGTGGTCGTTTTCTGGTACCGCCCCGCTTGCGTGAATATGCCCGACTGGACAAGCGCGCAATGCTGGTGGGCCAGCTGAACAAGTTTCAACTGTGGGACGAGGATGCTTGGGAGGCGGTTTCTGCCGCTGACCTTGCAGCCATTCAACAACCGGGCGCGATGCCTGACGAACTGCGTGATTTAATTCTGTGA
- the rsmH gene encoding 16S rRNA (cytosine(1402)-N(4))-methyltransferase RsmH encodes MTIDSGFNHITVLLDEAVEALAVRPDGCYLDGTFGRGGHSRLILQKLGPEGRLLGFDKDPQAIATGQALAAEDGRFVIVQRSFAEMGSEIAERGLAGKVDGVLLDLGVSSPQLDDPERGFSFMNDGPLDMRMDPDRGISAAEFVNTASQEEIARVFKEYGEERFSGRMARAVVERRDIKPFERTGDLAEVLKVANPAWEKGKHPATRTFQGLRIHVNNELGDLEAGLEAALESLAIGGRLVVISFHSLEDRIVKLFMRKLVKGEPDNLPRGLPVQHVAFEPKIKIHGKAQTASDAELKANPRSRSAVMRVAEKLR; translated from the coding sequence GTGACTATAGATAGCGGCTTCAACCACATCACCGTACTGCTCGACGAAGCCGTAGAGGCTCTCGCCGTACGCCCTGATGGATGCTATCTGGATGGCACCTTCGGTCGCGGCGGACATAGCCGCCTGATACTCCAGAAGCTGGGCCCTGAGGGGCGTCTGCTCGGGTTCGATAAAGATCCACAAGCGATTGCCACCGGGCAAGCGCTGGCGGCCGAAGACGGCCGCTTTGTCATTGTGCAGCGCAGTTTTGCGGAAATGGGATCCGAAATTGCCGAGCGCGGTCTGGCTGGCAAGGTCGACGGCGTGTTGCTTGATCTGGGTGTCTCTTCGCCACAGCTTGACGACCCGGAGCGCGGCTTCAGCTTTATGAATGACGGCCCGCTGGACATGCGTATGGACCCTGATCGCGGTATCAGCGCGGCCGAGTTCGTCAACACTGCCTCCCAGGAGGAAATCGCCCGCGTATTCAAGGAATACGGCGAAGAGCGGTTTTCCGGTCGCATGGCCCGTGCGGTTGTCGAACGTCGCGATATCAAGCCGTTCGAGCGTACAGGCGACCTGGCCGAAGTGCTGAAAGTGGCCAACCCGGCCTGGGAGAAGGGCAAGCACCCGGCGACCCGCACTTTCCAGGGCCTGCGCATTCATGTGAACAACGAACTGGGTGACCTTGAGGCTGGCCTTGAAGCTGCCCTTGAGTCCCTGGCTATCGGCGGCCGCCTGGTCGTTATCAGCTTCCACTCGCTGGAAGACCGCATCGTCAAACTGTTTATGCGCAAACTGGTCAAGGGCGAGCCCGACAACCTGCCGCGCGGCTTGCCCGTGCAGCACGTTGCCTTCGAACCGAAGATCAAGATTCATGGTAAGGCACAGACCGCGTCCGATGCCGAACTCAAAGCCAATCCGCGCTCGCGCAGCGCTGTCATGCGCGTCGCGGAGAAGCTTCGTTGA
- the ftsL gene encoding cell division protein FtsL, protein MNKLFAKPLPGGSFFMLLLFIGVLVSAVGVSYSAHWNRQLLNTLYGELSVRDKAQAEWGRLILEQSTWTAHSRIETLASEQLKMRIPGAAEVRMVAP, encoded by the coding sequence TTGAACAAGCTCTTCGCCAAACCACTTCCCGGCGGAAGTTTTTTCATGCTGCTGTTGTTTATTGGCGTGCTGGTTTCGGCTGTGGGCGTTTCGTATAGCGCCCACTGGAACCGCCAGTTGCTCAACACCCTGTACGGGGAGCTGAGCGTACGGGACAAGGCGCAGGCCGAATGGGGCCGCCTGATTCTCGAGCAGAGCACCTGGACTGCCCATAGCCGCATCGAAACCCTGGCCAGCGAACAACTGAAGATGCGCATTCCTGGCGCAGCAGAAGTTCGAATGGTGGCGCCATGA
- a CDS encoding penicillin-binding protein 2, with product MIKLEGALYPWRFRVVLALLALLVGAIACQIVYLQVIDHDFLKGQGDARSLRHIPIPAHRGLITDRNGEPLAVSTPVTTLWANAKEMQVAKDRWPALAHALGQDPKVLTARLEQQANKEFIYLVRGLTPEQGQVVLDLKVPGVYGIEEFRRFYPAGEVTAHMVGFTDIDDKGREGVELAYDEWLAGVPGKRQVIKDRRGRLIKDVQVTKNAKAGKTLALSIDLRLQYLANRELRNALVENGAKAGSLVIMDVKTGEILAMVNQPTYNPNNRRNLQPAMMRNRAMIDVFEPGSTVKPISMSAALETGRWKPTDKVEVYPGTLQLGKYTIRDVSRTEGPVLDLTGILINSSNVGMSKVAFDIGGEAIFRQMAKMGLGQDTGLGFPGERVGNLPNYREWRKAETATLSYGYGVSVTAIQLVHAFSALANNGKLAPLTLLKTDKDKPVQAAQVMPEQVAKTLQGMLQEVIENPRGVWRAKVPAYHVGGKSGTARKTTGGGVKGYAVNSYRSLFAGFGPMSDPRYAIVVVIDEPSKAGYFGGLVSAPVFSKVMSGTLRLMNVIPDNLPTAAEQQAAAAAAAAKGGRG from the coding sequence ATGATCAAACTCGAAGGCGCGCTCTATCCGTGGCGTTTTCGTGTGGTGCTGGCATTGCTGGCACTGCTGGTAGGTGCAATCGCGTGCCAGATCGTTTATCTGCAAGTTATCGACCATGACTTCCTCAAGGGCCAGGGCGATGCTCGCAGCTTGCGGCATATCCCTATCCCTGCACACCGTGGCCTGATTACCGACCGCAATGGCGAGCCTTTGGCCGTGAGCACGCCGGTGACCACCCTGTGGGCCAATGCCAAGGAAATGCAGGTTGCCAAAGACCGTTGGCCAGCCCTGGCACACGCGCTTGGGCAAGACCCCAAGGTGCTGACCGCACGCCTGGAACAGCAAGCCAACAAAGAATTTATCTATCTGGTGCGGGGCCTGACTCCCGAGCAGGGCCAGGTGGTGCTCGACCTCAAGGTGCCGGGTGTTTATGGCATTGAAGAGTTCCGTCGTTTCTACCCTGCGGGTGAGGTGACGGCGCATATGGTCGGCTTTACCGATATCGACGATAAAGGACGCGAAGGCGTCGAACTGGCCTATGACGAATGGCTGGCCGGGGTGCCGGGCAAGCGGCAAGTGATCAAGGACCGGCGCGGGCGTCTGATCAAAGACGTGCAAGTGACCAAAAACGCCAAGGCCGGCAAGACCTTGGCGTTGTCGATTGACCTGCGCCTGCAATACCTGGCCAACCGCGAACTGCGCAATGCGCTGGTCGAGAACGGCGCCAAGGCTGGCAGCCTGGTGATCATGGATGTGAAGACCGGCGAGATTCTGGCCATGGTCAACCAACCCACCTACAACCCGAATAACCGTCGCAACCTGCAACCGGCGATGATGCGTAACCGCGCCATGATCGACGTGTTCGAGCCGGGATCGACGGTCAAACCGATCTCCATGAGTGCCGCCCTGGAAACCGGGCGCTGGAAACCCACCGACAAGGTTGAGGTGTACCCGGGCACCTTGCAGCTGGGCAAATACACCATTCGTGACGTATCGCGCACTGAAGGTCCGGTACTCGACCTGACCGGCATCCTGATCAACTCCAGTAACGTGGGGATGAGCAAGGTGGCCTTCGATATCGGCGGTGAAGCGATCTTCCGCCAGATGGCCAAGATGGGCCTGGGCCAGGACACCGGTCTGGGCTTCCCGGGCGAGCGTGTGGGCAACCTGCCCAACTACCGTGAATGGCGCAAGGCGGAAACCGCGACCCTGTCTTACGGCTACGGCGTGTCCGTGACCGCGATCCAGCTGGTGCATGCCTTCTCGGCCCTGGCCAACAACGGCAAGCTCGCTCCGCTGACCCTGCTCAAGACAGACAAGGACAAACCTGTTCAGGCCGCTCAGGTCATGCCGGAGCAAGTCGCCAAGACGCTGCAGGGCATGCTCCAGGAAGTAATCGAAAACCCGCGTGGTGTATGGCGTGCCAAGGTTCCGGCGTATCACGTCGGCGGCAAGTCGGGTACGGCGCGTAAAACCACGGGTGGTGGGGTAAAAGGCTACGCAGTGAACTCCTACCGTTCCCTGTTTGCCGGCTTTGGTCCCATGAGCGACCCGCGGTACGCGATCGTCGTGGTGATCGATGAGCCGAGCAAGGCGGGCTACTTCGGTGGTCTGGTTTCGGCACCGGTATTCAGCAAAGTCATGTCCGGCACGCTGCGTCTGATGAACGTGATCCCGGATAACCTGCCAACGGCAGCGGAGCAACAAGCAGCGGCAGCCGCTGCAGCAGCCAAAGGAGGGCGTGGCTAA
- a CDS encoding UDP-N-acetylmuramoyl-L-alanyl-D-glutamate--2,6-diaminopimelate ligase, whose protein sequence is MSLSLNKIFPHAGHDLLIRELTLDSRNVRAGDLFLAVPGGKLDGREHIADALKRGAAAVAYEVDGADVLPISAVPLIPVKGLAAQLSDIAGRFYGEPSRHLNLVGVTGTNGKTSVTQLVAQALDLLGQHCGIVGTLGTGFYGALQSGRHTTPDPIAVQAMLADLKKAGAKAVAMEVSSHGLDQGRVSALAFDVAVLTNLSRDHLDYHGTMEAYAAAKAKLFAWPDLRCRVLNLDDEFGRQLAAEKHESRLISYSLEDTGATLYCRDAIFDDDGVRATVVTAQGEHLLRSSLLGRFNLSNVLAAVGALLGLDYPLDEILKVLPKLEGPVGRMQRLGGGNKPLVVVDYAHTPDALEKVLLALRPHAKGQLLCLFGCGGDRDRGKRPLMAQVVERLADGVLVTDDNPRTEAPGQIFDDIREGFVAPQDVTFVAGRGDAIAQLIAGASAADVIVLAGKGHEDYQEINGERHDFSDLVEAEKALNTWEAAHA, encoded by the coding sequence ATGTCCCTGAGCCTGAACAAGATTTTTCCTCACGCCGGTCACGATCTGCTGATCCGTGAACTGACCCTCGACAGCCGCAATGTACGCGCAGGTGATCTGTTCCTTGCGGTGCCTGGCGGCAAGCTCGATGGTCGTGAACATATCGCTGACGCCCTTAAGCGCGGCGCTGCTGCCGTGGCCTATGAAGTGGACGGCGCTGATGTGCTGCCTATCTCTGCCGTGCCGCTGATTCCGGTCAAGGGCCTTGCGGCCCAGCTGTCGGATATCGCCGGGCGTTTTTATGGTGAGCCCAGCCGGCATCTGAATCTGGTAGGTGTCACTGGCACCAACGGCAAAACCAGCGTCACTCAGCTGGTGGCCCAGGCGCTTGACCTGCTGGGTCAGCACTGCGGCATCGTCGGCACCTTGGGCACCGGTTTTTATGGCGCGCTGCAAAGTGGCCGTCACACCACGCCAGACCCGATTGCCGTACAGGCCATGCTCGCCGACCTGAAAAAGGCCGGGGCCAAAGCGGTAGCGATGGAGGTTTCTTCCCATGGCCTGGATCAGGGTCGCGTCAGTGCGTTGGCATTTGACGTCGCCGTGCTGACCAACCTGTCCCGCGACCATCTGGATTACCACGGCACGATGGAGGCTTACGCCGCCGCCAAGGCCAAGTTGTTTGCCTGGCCGGACCTGCGCTGCCGGGTGCTGAACCTGGACGATGAATTTGGCCGCCAACTGGCCGCTGAAAAGCATGAGTCGCGCCTGATCAGCTATAGCCTTGAGGACACAGGGGCCACCCTGTACTGCCGTGATGCCATCTTTGATGATGACGGTGTGCGGGCCACCGTAGTGACGGCACAAGGCGAGCATCTGTTGCGCAGCTCGCTGCTGGGACGCTTCAACCTGAGCAACGTACTGGCTGCCGTTGGCGCCTTGCTTGGGCTGGACTACCCGCTGGACGAAATTCTCAAAGTGCTGCCCAAGCTGGAAGGCCCGGTCGGTCGCATGCAGCGTTTGGGTGGCGGCAACAAGCCGCTGGTGGTGGTCGACTACGCCCACACCCCGGATGCACTGGAAAAAGTACTGCTAGCCCTGCGCCCGCATGCCAAGGGCCAACTGCTGTGCCTGTTCGGCTGCGGCGGCGACCGTGACCGCGGCAAGCGCCCGTTGATGGCGCAAGTGGTTGAACGTTTGGCTGACGGTGTTCTGGTGACTGACGACAACCCGCGCACCGAAGCACCGGGGCAAATTTTTGATGATATTCGTGAGGGTTTTGTCGCGCCGCAGGACGTCACTTTTGTCGCCGGTCGCGGTGATGCCATTGCGCAGTTGATCGCCGGTGCCAGCGCCGCTGACGTAATCGTGCTGGCGGGTAAAGGTCATGAGGACTATCAGGAAATCAACGGCGAACGCCATGACTTCTCTGATCTGGTCGAAGCCGAAAAAGCCTTGAACACTTGGGAGGCTGCCCATGCTTAA
- the murF gene encoding UDP-N-acetylmuramoyl-tripeptide--D-alanyl-D-alanine ligase, whose protein sequence is MLKPLLLSEVAAALQGRVVDVDCRFSGVSIDSRAISKGQLFIALTGPRFDGHDYLNEVAAKGAVAALVEREVPESALPQLVVKDTREALGRLGALNRAGYDKPVAAITGSSGKTTVKEMLACILRTRGPVLATKGNLNNDLGVPLTLLELTAEHTAAVIELGASRLGEIAYTVAMTQPHVAVLNNAGTAHVGEFGGPDKIVEAKGEIIEGLKADGIAVLNLDDKAFAIWKNRAAGRKVLSFALNNPQADFYASDLSRDARGCPGFTLHSPLGSEQVQLNLLGTHNVANALAAAAAAHALGVSLFGIKTGLEAVLPVKGRAVAQLTAAGLRIIDDTYNANPTSMCAAVDILAAFSGRTVLVLGDIGELGEWAEQGHREVGAYAADKVSALYAVGPMMAHAVTAFGHQARHFANQADLIKALRAEHETNTTILIKGSRSAAMENVVAALCGSSGEKH, encoded by the coding sequence ATGCTTAAGCCTCTGTTGCTCAGTGAAGTGGCTGCTGCCCTGCAGGGGCGTGTGGTAGATGTCGACTGCCGTTTCAGCGGGGTCAGCATCGACAGCCGGGCGATCAGCAAGGGTCAGCTGTTTATTGCGCTGACCGGCCCGCGTTTCGATGGCCACGACTACCTCAATGAAGTGGCTGCCAAGGGCGCTGTTGCCGCGCTGGTTGAGCGCGAAGTGCCGGAGTCGGCGCTGCCGCAACTGGTGGTCAAGGACACCCGCGAAGCTTTGGGTCGCCTGGGTGCGCTCAACCGTGCCGGCTACGATAAACCGGTGGCGGCGATTACCGGCTCAAGCGGCAAGACCACGGTCAAAGAAATGCTCGCCTGCATTCTGCGCACCCGTGGCCCGGTGCTGGCGACCAAGGGCAACCTGAACAACGATCTGGGCGTGCCGCTGACGCTGCTGGAACTGACAGCTGAGCACACGGCTGCGGTTATTGAGCTGGGCGCTTCACGCCTCGGCGAAATTGCCTACACCGTGGCCATGACCCAGCCCCATGTCGCCGTGCTCAACAATGCCGGTACTGCCCACGTGGGCGAGTTCGGTGGCCCGGATAAAATCGTCGAAGCTAAGGGCGAAATCATCGAAGGGCTGAAGGCTGACGGAATCGCTGTCCTGAATCTGGATGACAAGGCATTCGCCATCTGGAAGAACCGGGCAGCGGGGCGCAAGGTGCTGAGTTTTGCCTTGAACAACCCTCAAGCCGATTTTTATGCCAGCGATCTGAGCCGTGACGCTCGCGGTTGCCCGGGCTTCACCTTGCACAGCCCGCTGGGTAGCGAGCAGGTCCAACTTAACCTGTTGGGCACCCACAACGTGGCCAACGCACTGGCCGCTGCGGCAGCTGCTCACGCCCTCGGCGTGTCGCTGTTTGGTATTAAAACCGGCCTTGAAGCCGTGTTGCCGGTAAAAGGTCGCGCTGTCGCGCAATTGACCGCCGCGGGCCTGCGAATTATTGATGACACTTACAACGCAAACCCCACCTCAATGTGCGCTGCCGTTGATATACTCGCCGCCTTTTCCGGCCGCACCGTCCTGGTGCTCGGAGATATTGGCGAACTGGGTGAGTGGGCGGAGCAAGGACATCGTGAAGTAGGCGCTTATGCCGCCGACAAAGTTTCAGCGCTCTATGCGGTGGGACCCATGATGGCTCATGCCGTCACTGCTTTTGGACACCAGGCTCGTCACTTCGCCAATCAGGCTGACCTGATCAAGGCGCTTCGCGCTGAGCACGAAACAAACACCACTATTTTGATCAAGGGCTCGCGCAGCGCTGCGATGGAAAACGTCGTTGCGGCTTTGTGCGGTTCCAGCGGGGAGAAACATTAA
- the mraY gene encoding phospho-N-acetylmuramoyl-pentapeptide-transferase, producing the protein MLLLLAEYLQQFHKGFAVFQYLSLRGILGVLTALTLSLCLGPWMIRTLQNRQIGQSVRNDGPQSHLSKSGTPTMGGALILSAIAISTLLWADLSNRYVWVVLIVTLLFGAIGWVDDYRKVIEKNSRGLPSRWKYFWQSVFGLGAAIFLYVTAPSAVETTLILPILKDASIPLGIGFVVLTYFVIVGSSNAVNLTDGLDGLAIMPTVMVGGALGIFCYLSGNVKFADYLLIPYVPGAGELIVFCGALIGAGLGFLWFNTYPAQVFMGDVGALALGAALGTIAVIVRQEIVLFIMGGVFVMETLSVVIQVASFKLTGKRVFRMAPIHHHFELKGWPEPRVIVRFWIITVILVLVGLATLKLR; encoded by the coding sequence ATGCTGCTGCTGCTAGCGGAGTATCTGCAACAGTTCCATAAAGGCTTCGCGGTCTTCCAGTACCTGTCCCTGCGCGGGATCCTCGGGGTGCTGACCGCGTTGACCTTGTCGCTGTGTCTGGGGCCGTGGATGATCCGCACCCTGCAAAACCGTCAGATCGGCCAGTCGGTACGTAATGACGGCCCACAATCGCACCTGTCCAAATCGGGCACTCCGACCATGGGCGGTGCGTTGATCCTGTCAGCCATCGCCATCAGCACCCTGTTGTGGGCTGACCTGAGCAACCGTTATGTGTGGGTCGTGCTGATCGTGACCCTGTTGTTCGGCGCCATCGGCTGGGTGGATGACTACCGCAAGGTAATCGAAAAAAACTCCCGTGGCTTGCCAAGCCGCTGGAAGTATTTCTGGCAGTCGGTGTTCGGTCTGGGCGCGGCGATCTTCTTGTACGTGACAGCGCCAAGCGCGGTAGAAACCACGCTGATCCTGCCCATCCTCAAGGACGCCAGCATTCCGCTGGGCATTGGCTTTGTTGTTCTCACCTACTTTGTGATCGTGGGTTCGAGCAATGCGGTCAACCTGACTGACGGCCTCGATGGCCTGGCGATCATGCCCACCGTGATGGTCGGCGGTGCGCTGGGTATCTTCTGCTACCTGTCGGGCAACGTGAAATTTGCCGACTACCTGCTGATCCCTTATGTACCGGGCGCGGGTGAGTTGATTGTGTTCTGCGGCGCATTGATTGGCGCCGGTCTCGGGTTCCTGTGGTTCAACACCTACCCGGCACAAGTCTTTATGGGTGATGTTGGCGCACTGGCGCTGGGCGCAGCTCTGGGCACTATCGCCGTGATCGTGCGCCAGGAAATCGTGTTGTTCATCATGGGCGGTGTGTTCGTGATGGAAACCCTGTCCGTGGTGATCCAGGTAGCGTCCTTCAAGTTGACCGGCAAGCGGGTGTTCCGTATGGCGCCGATTCATCACCACTTTGAACTCAAAGGCTGGCCTGAGCCACGTGTGATCGTCCGCTTCTGGATCATTACCGTGATTCTCGTACTGGTCGGCCTTGCCACACTGAAGCTGAGGTAG
- the murD gene encoding UDP-N-acetylmuramoyl-L-alanine--D-glutamate ligase has protein sequence MSLIASDHFRIVVGLGKSGMSLVRFLAQRGVSFAVADTRENPPELATLRRDYPQVEVRCGELDVEFLCRADELYVSPGLALATPALQAAAARGVKLSGDIDLFARNAKAPIVAISGSNAKSTVTTLVGEMAAAAGKRVAVGGNLGTPALDLLSDDIELYVMELSSFQLETTNQLGAEVATVLNVSEDHMDRYSGLPAYHLAKHRIFRGARQVVVNRQDALTRPLMSEGQPCWTFGLSAPDFKAFGLREENGEKYLAFEFQNLMPVRELKVRGAHNQANALAALALGHAVGLPFDAMLASLRNFTGLEHRCQWVRELDGVSYYNDSKATNVGAALAAIEGLGMDMDGKLILIAGGDGKGADFSGLRDSVAKHCRAAVLIGRDAGLIADALGDAVPQVRAGSLDEAIALSRSLAQSGDAVLLSPACASFDMFKNYEERGQLFARAVEVLA, from the coding sequence GTGTCTCTGATCGCTTCTGACCACTTCCGCATCGTTGTCGGCCTCGGCAAGAGCGGCATGTCCCTGGTGCGCTTCCTGGCGCAACGGGGCGTGTCGTTTGCCGTGGCAGATACGCGGGAAAACCCGCCGGAGCTTGCCACGCTGCGCCGTGACTACCCGCAAGTGGAAGTGCGTTGTGGCGAGCTGGATGTCGAATTCCTGTGCCGCGCCGACGAGCTTTACGTGAGCCCCGGCCTGGCCCTGGCGACTCCGGCGCTGCAAGCTGCTGCTGCCCGCGGCGTGAAACTGTCGGGCGACATCGACCTGTTCGCGCGTAACGCGAAAGCGCCTATCGTGGCAATCAGTGGTTCCAACGCCAAAAGCACCGTGACCACCCTGGTCGGTGAAATGGCTGCGGCAGCCGGCAAGCGCGTTGCGGTGGGTGGCAACCTTGGCACGCCGGCACTGGACCTGCTCAGCGATGATATCGAGCTGTACGTGATGGAGCTGTCGAGCTTCCAGCTGGAGACCACCAACCAGCTGGGTGCTGAAGTGGCCACAGTGCTCAATGTCAGCGAAGACCATATGGACCGCTACAGCGGCCTGCCTGCGTACCACCTGGCCAAGCACCGGATCTTCCGTGGCGCCCGGCAGGTGGTGGTCAATCGTCAGGATGCCCTGACCCGCCCGCTGATGAGCGAAGGTCAGCCGTGCTGGACTTTCGGCCTCAGCGCGCCGGACTTCAAGGCCTTCGGCCTGCGTGAAGAAAACGGCGAAAAATACCTCGCTTTCGAATTCCAGAACCTCATGCCCGTGCGCGAGCTGAAAGTGCGTGGCGCACATAATCAGGCCAATGCCCTGGCTGCCCTGGCGCTGGGTCACGCGGTTGGTCTGCCGTTCGACGCCATGCTCGCCAGCCTGCGCAATTTCACCGGTCTTGAGCATCGCTGTCAGTGGGTGCGCGAGCTGGATGGCGTGAGCTACTACAACGACTCCAAGGCCACCAACGTCGGCGCGGCACTGGCTGCTATCGAAGGGCTGGGGATGGACATGGATGGCAAGCTGATCCTTATCGCCGGTGGCGACGGCAAGGGCGCGGATTTCAGCGGCTTGCGTGATTCGGTTGCCAAGCACTGCCGCGCGGCAGTGTTGATAGGTCGTGATGCGGGGCTGATAGCCGACGCCCTTGGCGATGCCGTGCCGCAAGTGCGTGCCGGTTCGCTGGACGAAGCCATCGCACTGAGCCGCTCACTGGCGCAATCGGGTGATGCAGTCTTGCTGTCGCCAGCCTGCGCCAGTTTCGACATGTTCAAAAACTACGAAGAGCGCGGCCAGTTGTTCGCTCGCGCCGTGGAGGTGCTGGCATGA